A stretch of the Tachysurus vachellii isolate PV-2020 chromosome 26, HZAU_Pvac_v1, whole genome shotgun sequence genome encodes the following:
- the prrc2b gene encoding protein PRRC2B isoform X8, translating into MSDRLGQITKSKDGKSKYSSLNLFDKYKGKSIETQKTTVVARHGLQSLGKVAAARRMPPPAHLPSLKSENRGNDPNVIIVPKDGTGWANKQEQPDQKSSVVLTAQPPEPQQPLPLQKSVSNLQKPTAAASQESTSTGGPKQWAQLNGKALDQDGLRVSNRLQPFSHEEFPTLKAAGEQDKVGKEKIVFDPSYGPGPSLRPQNVTSWREGGGRYLQPPSLSSALSSDPEGKTSASPEATSPLPPPSSSSTSTTSSSANAASTASSDPKDPSVRLAPPTRRPTPGLQYQLHHSSTTTYHDMLPAFMCSKETPDGPGSTEHGSSAAAVVAPMRFDARPTFRPPYPPPDPVNGDVRRESRFARVPPRPSPRPIRRPGDRPSRPAIINPDDLKDLDDLDNDCEDGWAGLHEEVDYSEKLKFSDDEEDHLPSEKSKIWFVIRGEWESRRDRQSSMSSDDQEDLYHHQQDPLPSRKSNSRYGSTDLQQKSSGVNESLEEQDEPQRSAPLPPRGKFVSPDVSEAVERARRRREEEERRAREERLAACAEKLKKLDEKFGKIERPAHSGDVHGGENKELLLSPGRETGKAHQEAWQHGNKDVSEQKFDSLHSQDYRDDFSYRSEDDGPDYTQRHQKAVPPRFQKQQQDQLYKMQQWQQAGSGPAQRGYYPPHVLGFDPRWMMMPPYMDPRMTQGRSTVDYYTPNVHSSGVGKSAMQQDRLNSPGSASDEGGHSSMHQEKKAHSDTYSVWSQDGYPPARSFTPPYQRQHESAERSQADDRSDRSCSQQDSYEERGIERAESPSENLIHQGYHPSRGSNISLSSQRDEDASQAGHSEYSKTEHQKDVSSNRHQRDPDSRDDVCECKEKSFDSGFWRKDDSIKKDKDAVQWSDPGSSSSSGVSQPSEPIGRTFRRTGPIKKPVLKALKVEDKENEKPKSEPEEKPVPYRLEKEVLTNVYDLKKDNQPSISRHPGPPVASHEEKQPSRPKVEKSSNLNEESNKENGWDGSNSQVKENPESREPPVPRRNNWIFIDEEQAFAGARGAGRGRGRGFREFNSRGGGRGGRSENNRGVYNTGNIQRTGRGRGSRDFVKTEDLQRGKPRRRNVSETLSEASEYEELPKRRRQKNGENGEAAYSSSGDTKRADRDSWRSNKVYNNDQSISGEAREKPKTRSFGRSLPPRLNTGYNRGFGSKDFTTWRGRGNQFGSGSIQENGYTFTSGDSSRKSAECDLKYPPKFASSFENGAEDREGDYHGDNDNSDNRPLRRRRPPRQDKPPRFRRLRQERETGGQWNSEEYVNGDFINPWSGRSKPGEDHWPGQYSGNRQHDFTPQGEDWETGSENSDLNDWREKRGDAPVEVGHGEPGSEKRELSKRSFSSQRPLVDRQNRKSDILESSKMPRSTDAPSVGGSSNRNDGWQNGMTTNCRRSPEDTASGLNAGSVYGVEQTEDGLSISNTDASGKKLEKDLKPRSIKGDLSEPLSQYDLNSYPIESDSRVSVPSPDGFQDALAKKQRRPQEDERRRKEQGAPVMVKNRAITSKMPPRFAKKQSGISIEQPEETLSSNNLGTEIWETNSTALTVQSSGGDSWTKQVSYTGSEPNSEDSDAGPEQSKEHKPGPIGNERSLKNRKGSEGVERLEGPITPVNGVDIHVENVIPVPPIEFGVSPKDSDFSLPPGSAPVVVSNPVTKLQDALASNAGLAQGIPMLRRDHLQPGINLNTISFPTTDLTLKMESARKAWENSQSLPEQGSPGGAGSVTQPPCSSSSAVSYSSFGGVSMPPMPVASVAPSVSMQGQIYSGNHIPPLYLDGHMFQSQPRLVPPTMTQQQSYQQAAAAQQIPISIHTSLQAQAQLGLRGGLPVSQSQEMFNSIPAFRSQVYMQPSLSHPSAMVLSGAAQLKGPYSAFPGMQPSEMVKQQSGSHFQPINGSQALVYDSTINQAAGMGTSQLMDSQLIQVTMPLPGSQLRYGSAQQHLILPQSIQLQQGQNLSVGAPRRIIPSASQPPVIAAGREPSQLEMKGFQFPDKASHSPGIPGGPYRPGSASPSGKPSGPGVPPNVGPLPGHYAQQVPPPQGNMVMHMRTPTSGPYPNPIQRPVMQVNKAVIMRSTPYTSPGRDPTHCAPPNNPEPPNKGAEEGTKH; encoded by the exons ATGTCAGATCGTTTGGGGCAAATAACCAAGTCCAAGGATGGGAAAAGCAAGTATTCCTCGCTCAACCTATTTGACAAGTACAAGGGAAAGTCAATAGAAACTCAGAAAACCACAG TTGTTGCTCGACATGGCTTACAGAGTCTTGGTAAAGTGGCCGCTGCCCGGCGCATGCCCCCGCCTGCTCACCTGCCGAGCCTGAAGTCCGAGAACAGAGGAAACGATCCAAACGTGATTATCGTGCCCAAAGACGGAACAGGATGGGCGAACAAGCAGGAACAACCCGATCAAAAGAG TTCCGTTGTGTTGACAGCACAGCCGCCGGAGCCGCAGCAGCCGCTGCCTTTGCAGAAATCCGTCTCCAATCTTCAGAAGCCTACAGCGGCAGCCAGTCaggag AGCACAAGCACCGGTGGACCAAAGCAATGGGCACAACTAAATGGAAAGGCACTAGATCAAGATG GTTTAAGGGTCTCAAACCGACTGCAGCCCTTCTCTCACGAGGAATTTCCGACGCTGAAAGCAGCAGGAGAACAGGACAAGGTTGGCAAGGAAAAAATCGTCTTCGATCCGTCGTATGGGCCAGGACCAAGCCTCCGCcctcaga aTGTGACGAGTTGGAGGGAGGGTGGAGGGAGGTATCTTCAGCCCCCATCTCTGTCCTCAGCCCTCTCCTCCGATCCAGAGGGCAAAACCAGTGCCTCTCCTGAGGCTACCagtcctcttcctcctccatccTCATCTTCCACCTCCACCACTTCCTCTTCTGCCAACGCGGCCAGCACGGCTTCATCTGACCCAAAGGACCCTTCCGTTCGACTGGCTCCACCCACTCGCCGACCAACCCCTGGGCTGCAGTATCAGCTCCATCactcctccaccaccacctaCCATGACATGCTGCCTGCTTTT ATGTgttccaaggagactcctgatGGTCCGGGTTCTACCGAGCACGGCTCTTCTGCTGCCGCCGTTGTTGCCCCTATGCGCTTTGATGCTCGTCCCACATTTAGGCCCCCTTACCCTCCTCCTGATCCAGTCAA CGGAGACGTGAGGAGAGAGAGCCGTTTTGCCCGCGTCCCACCTCGTCCCTCTCCTCGGCCAATTCGGCGTCCTGGCGACCGGCCTTCCCGTCCTGCCATCATCAACCCAGATGATCTGAAAGACCTGGATGACCTAGATAATGACTGTGAGGACGGATGGGCAG GTCTTCATGAGGAGGTGGATTACAGCGAGAAGCTCAAATTCAGTGACGACGAAGAGGATCACTTACCCAGTGAGAAGAGCAAGATCTG GTTTGTTATCAGGGGAGAGTGGGAATCTCGTCGTGACCGACAGTCATCCATGAGCTCCGACGATCAGGAGGACTTGTACCATCACCAGCAGGATCCTTTGCCTTCCAGAAAATCCAACAGCAGATACGGCTCCACCGACCTGCAG CAGAAGAGCAGCGGTGTGAACGAGTCTCTGGAGGAACAGGACGAGCCTCAGCGTTCTGCTCCCCTTCCTCCTCGGGGAAAATTTGTCTCTCCGGACGTTTCTGAGGCTGTGGAAAGGGCACGTCGGAGgcgtgaggaggaggagaggcgTGCACGAGAGGAGAGGCTGGCTGCCTGTGCTGAAAAACTCAAGAAACTGGACGAGAAATTTGGCAAAATAGAGAGACCAGCACACAGTGGAGATGTGCACggaggagaaaataaagagctGTTGCTGTCACCTGGGAGAGAGACGGGCAAAGCTCATCAGGAAGCCTGGCAGCATGGAAATAAAG ATGTTTCTGAGCAGAAATTCGACTCGCTCCACAGCCAGGATTACAGGGACGATTTCAGCTACAGGAGTGAGGACGATGGTCCTGACTACACCCAACGGCACCAGAAAGCCGTTCCCCCACGCTTCCAAAAGCAGCAGCAG GATCAGCTGTATAAGATGCAGCAGTGGCAGCAGGCTGGGTCTGGTCCAGCTCAAAGAGGGTATTATCCCCCTCATGTGCTTGGCTTTGACCCCCGCTGGATGATGATGCCCCCTTACATGGACCCACGGATGACCCAGGGACGCTCAACAGTCGATTATTATACTCCTAACGTCCACTCCTCGG GTGTAGGGAAGTCTGCCATGCAGCAGGACCGCCTCAACAGCCCTGGGTCTGCCTCAGACGAGGGCGGCCATTCCAGCATGCACCAAGAGAAGAAGGCACACTCTGACACGTACTCAGTTTGGAGCCAAGATGGGTATCCACCTGCACGCAGTTTCACCCCACCTTATCAGAGACAGCACGAGAGCGCTGAGAGAAGTCAGGCAGACGACAG GAGCGACCGGTCGTGCTCTCAGCAGGACTCGTATGAGGAGAGAGGGATAGAACGTGCTGAAAGCCCTTCAGAAAATCTCATCCATCAGGGCTACCACCCAAGCAGAGGGTCCAATATATCTCTTAGTTCGCAGCGAGACGAAGATGCGTCTCAGGCAGGACACAGTGAGTACTCGAAAACCGAGCACCAGAAAGATGTTTCCTCAAACCGGCACCAGAGAGATCCGGATTCTCGTGACGACGTGTGTGAGTGCAAGGAGAAGAGTTTTGATTCTGGTTTCTGGAGGAAAGACGACTCTATAAAGAAAGATAAAGATGCCGTGCAGTGGTCCGATCCAGGGTCTAGCAGTAGCAGTGGGGTCAGCCAACCGTCCGAGCCGATCGGCAGAACCTTCAGAAGGACGGGTCCTATCAAGAAACCAGTGCTCAAGGCCCTGAAGGTGGAGGACAAGGAGAACGAGAAGCCCAAATCAGAACCAGAAGAGAAGCCTGTTCCGTATAGACTCGAGAAGGAAGTCCTTACCAATGTCTATGACTTGAAAAAGGACAACCAGCCTTCAATTAGCAGGCACCCAGGTCCTCCTGTGGCCTCTCACGAGGAAAAACAACCTTCTCGTCCAAAAGTCGAGAAATCCAGCAACCTGAATGAAGAATCCAACAAGGAGAATGGATGGGATGGCAGTAATTCCCAGGTGAAGGAGAACCCTGAAAGCAGAGAGCCTCCAGTGCCTCGTCGAAACAACTGGATCTTTATAGATGAAGAACAGGCTTTTGCTGGAGCCAGAGGGGCAGGGCGAGGTAGAGGCAGAGGATTTAGGGAGTTTAACTCACGTGGCGGAGGCCGAGGAGGGCGTAGTGAAAACAATAGGGGCGTGTACAACACCGGAAATATCCAACGAACAGGCCGGGGCCGAGGGTCAAGGGATTTTGTCAAAACTGAAGATTTGCAAAGAGGCAAACCACGAAGAAGGAACGTGAGCGAGACTCTGAGCGAGGCCTCTGAATACGAAGAGCTGCCCAAGCGGCGCCGCCAGAAAAATGGAGAGAATGGAGAGGCTGCTTATTCCTCTTCTGGAGACACTAAAAGGGCAGACCGTGATTCCTGGCGCTCCAATAAGGTTTACAATAACGATCAGAGCATTAGTGGAGAAGCGAGGGAAAAACCCAAGACGAGAAGTTTTGGTCGGTCTCTTCCTCCACGCTTGAACACTGGATATAACCGTGGGTTTGGATCAAAAGATTTTACCACTTGGAGGGGAAGAGGGAACCAGTTTGGAAGTGGATCCATTCAGGAGAACGGCTACACCTTTACAAGTGGCGACTCCTCTAGAAAATCGGCAGAATGCGATCTGAAATACCCTCCAAAGTTTGCTTCATCTTTCGAGAACGGCGCCGAAGATCGGGAAGGAGACTACCACGGTGACAACGATAATTCAGACAACCGGCCACTGAGAAGGCGACGCCCTCCTCGACAAGACAAACCTCCGAGGTTTAGACGTCTACGCCAGGAACGAGAAACCGGAGGGCAGTGGAACAGTGAGGAGTACGTCAATGGGGATTTTATAAATCCTTGGTCCGGTCGATCCAAACCCGGAGAGGACCATTGGCCTGGTCAGTATTCTGGAAATAGGCAGCATGATTTCACACCTCAGGGTGAGGACTGGGAGACTGGATCGGAAAACAGTGACCTGAACGACTGGAGAGAGAAGCGTGGCGACGCACCTGTAGAAGTGGGCCATGGGGAGCCAGGCTCTGAGAAACGAGAGCTCTCCAAGAGAAGTTTCTCCAGCCAGCGCCCTCTGGTGGACCGACAGAATCGTAAGAGCGACATTTTGGAGAGCTCAAAAATGCCCCGATCCACAGACGCTCCTTCCGTCGGCGGGTCGTCTAACCGAAACGACGGTTGGCAGAACGGAATGACGACCAACTGCAGACG GAGTCCCGAGGACACAGCATCGGGCTTGAATGCTGGGTCGGTGTACGGTGTAGAGCAGACAGAAGACGGCCTTTCCATCAGCAACACCGACGCTTCAGGGAAGAAGCTGGAGAAAGACCTAAAGCCGAGGAGCATAAAGGGAGACTTGTCGGAGCCGCTTTCACAATACGACCTCAACAGCTACCCAA TTGAAAGCGATTCTAGAGTCTCTGTTCCAAGTCCTGACGGATTCCAAGACGCGCTCGCCAAAAAACAGCGGCGCCCGCAGGAGGACGAGCGAAGGAGGAAGGAACAAGGAGCACCA GTAATGGTAAAGAACAGAGCGATCACTTCAAAAATGCCTCCTCGTTTCGCAAAGAAGCAAAGCGGCATCTCCATCGAACAGCCCGAGGAAACCCTCTCGAGCAATAACCTTGGCACTGAGATCTGGGAGACCAACAGCACAG CGCTTACAGTTCAGTCGTCCGGCGGAGACTCGTGGACAAAGCAGGTTTCATACACTGGGAGTGAACCAAACTCAGAG GATTCAGACGCAGGGCCAGAGCAGAGCAAAGAGCACAAACCTGGGCCGATCGGAAACGAGCGCTCTCTGAAGAACCGCAAGGGTTCTGAGGGAGTGGAGCGTCTTGAAGGCCCGATCACTCCCGTTAACGGAGTGGACATCCACGTCGAAAACGTTATCCCCGTCCCACCCATCGAGTTCGGAGTCAGCCCCAAGGACTCGGACTTTAGCCTCCCTCCAGGATCGGCACCGGTGGTCGTGTCCAACCCTGTCACCAAGCTGCAGGATGCTCTCGCCAGTAAC gcgggccttgctcagggtatTCCTATGCTGCGCAGAGATCACCTGCAACCTGGCATCAACCTCAACACCATTTCCTTCCCTACCACCGACCTCACTCTCAAG ATGGAGTCTGCACGTAAAGCCTGGGAGAACTCTCAATCCCTCCCTGAGCAGGGTTCTCCAGGCGGCGCCGGTTCAGTCACTCAACCCCCTTGCAGCTCGTCCAGCGCGGTCAGCTACAGCTCTTTTGGAGGCGTCTCCATGCCCCCTATGCCCGTGGCCTCTGTCGCGCCCTCCGTCTCCATGCAAGGTCAGATTTATTCCG GTAATCACATCCCACCTCTGTACCTGGACGGCCACATGTTTCAAAGCCAGCCTCGTTTGGTGCCGCCGACAATGACTCAGCAGCAAAGCTACCAACAG gctGCAGCCGCTCAGCAGATCCCCATCTCCATTCACACATCTCTGCAGGCTCAGGCTCAGCTCGGACTCCGGGGCGGTCTGCCTGTCTCTCAGTCCCAAGAGATGTTCAACTCTATCCCTGCTTTCAG GTCACAGGTGTACATGCAGCCCAGCCTGTCCCACCCAAGTGCGATGGTGCTTTCTGGAGCAGCCCAACTCAAAGGGCCGTACTCGGCGTTCCCCGGCATGCAGCCTTCCGAGATGGTGAAGCAGCAATCTGGCTCACACTTCCAGCCCATTAACGGCAGCCAGGCGCTGGTTTACGACAGCACCATCAACCAGGCTGCGGGAATGGGCACGTCTCAGCTCATGGACTCGCAGCTCATTCAG GTGACGATGCCTTTACCCGGCTCTCAGCTGCGTTACGGTTCGGCCCAGCAGCACCTGATCCTCCCGCAGTCCATCCAGCTTCAGCAGGGACAGAACCTGTCTGTCGGCGCCCCACGTCGCATCATCCCCTCCGCGTCCCAGCCACCGGTCATTGCTGCCGGCCGAGAG CCATCTCAGCTGGAGATGAAAGGATTTCAATTCCCTGATAAAGCCAGCCACTCACCTGGGATACCTGGTGGTCCGTACAG GCCAGGTTCAGCCAGCCCCAGTGGGAAGCCGTCTGGCCCCGGTGTCCCTCCAAACGTCGGCCCGCTCCCAGGCCATTACGCCCAACag GTGCCCCCTCCACAGGGCAACATGGTAATGCACATGCGCACCCCTACCAGTGGGCCTTACCCAAACCCTATACAGAGACCTGTAATGCAGGTAAACAAGGCTGTAATTATGCGCTCTACCCCTTACACGAGCCCAGGCCGCGATCCTACCCACTGCGCTCCCCCTAACAACCCGGAGCCCCCAAATAAGGGTGCAGAGGAGGGCACGAAG CACTGA